Proteins encoded together in one Diabrotica undecimpunctata isolate CICGRU chromosome 3, icDiaUnde3, whole genome shotgun sequence window:
- the LOC140437761 gene encoding apoptosis inhibitor 5-like — protein MADKLEELYQKYSRLSSAEDISQQSEEYEECIKHKKGSGSEKKLVAQIIGQYFKHFPKLEETAFEAIIDICEDNDPSIRISAIMVLPILCKQSKKLVHKVADILIQLMMILEDQEFNVTCNSLSQVFRAYPEKTLSVLFVYILKLKDKPSAREDVVKYIYKKLVTLDPKITAICMELLIEEGKKILEDSTVTEFLTIISFLTNTKLTQTTTGQQELVSAIAQRAKLDQEFDVEDQGTCHRLIICTEHALPLFSASVESTEFVKFYCQEVLAKWDALADIKDGEVSVQPQLLRQLAALSAYCGKLDTASPYVVHIFDKLKRYMPLPPEDGNIDDMPNLDFTSVECLLYAFHRLARQSPDFLTADPAVHRDFKSRLNYFSRGVAGCLRSLEKVQENEKKDDKKIKLAPVMLANINTLIKDLLHQTPIYKCNVQLSFRSASSSSKKEADEPSTVQKRHTPIQFDSSNGSNNKQMRFNKSSESMKLYKPPSGKFSNNFKSYNHPRGSGRGRGGRGKRGSRDWNY, from the exons ATGGCTGACAAATTGGAAGAGTTGTACCAAAAGTACAGTCGTTTATCCAGCGCTGAAGATATTTCACAG CAATCTGAAGAATATGAGGAATGTATTAAGCATAAAAAAGGTAGTGGAAGCGAGAAGAAATTGGTGGCTCAAATTATTGGTCAGTACTTCAAACATTTTCCAAAACTTGAAGAGACAGCTTTTGAAGCTATTATAGATATCTGCGAAGATAATGATCCATCG ATACGAATAAGTGCAATTATGGTATTGCCTATATTGTGCAAACAATCTAAAAAACTTGTCCACAAAGTAGCTGATATTCTTATACAATTAATGATGATATTAGAAGATCAAGAATTTAACGTTACTTGTAATTCTTTGAGTCAAGTATTCAGGGCATACCCAGAAAAAACATTaagtgttttatttgtttatatattgaAACTTAAAGACAAACCGAGTGCCAGAGAGGATGTGGTTAAATACATATACAAGAAGTTGGTAACATTGGATCCAAAGATTACAGCTATATGTATGGAGTTACTTATAGAAGAAGGGAAGAAAATATTAGAG GATTCCACTGTTACAGAGTTTTTAACTATAATCTCATTTTTAACAAACACTAAACTCACACAAACAACGACTGGACAACAGGAACTGGTTAGTGCAATCGCACAGAGAGCAAAATTGGACCAAGAGTTTGATGTAGAAGATCAGGGGACCTGTCATCGATTGATAATATGTACTGAACATGCTTTACCACTCTTCAGt GCATCTGTCGAGTCAACAGAGTTCGTAAAATTCTACTGTCAAGAAGTATTAGCAAAATGGGATGCGCTAGCTGACATAAAAGATGGCGAAGTATCAGTACAACCTCAACTTTTACGACAACTTGCCGCACTATCTGCTTATTGTGGTAAATTGGATACAGCATCTCCATATGTTGTCCATATTTTTGATAAATTGAag cGGTACATGCCCCTACCACCAGAAGATGGGAATATAGACGATATGCCAAATTTAGACTTCACTTCTGTAGAATGTTTACTCTACGCCTTCCACAGACTAGCAAGACAGTCACCCGATTTCCTGACAGCAGATCCAGCCGTGCACAGAGATTTTAAATCTAGACTAAATTACTTTTCCAGAGGAGTGGCTGGTTGTTTACGATCTCTCGAAAAAGTGCAGGAGAACGAAAAGAAGgacgataaaaaaattaaattggcgCCGGTAATGTTGGCTAACATCAATACTTTGATTAAAGATTTGCTTCATCAGACTCCTATCTATAAATGCAACGTTCAGTTGTCATTTAGAAGTGCCAGCAGTAGTTCTAAGAAG gaGGCAGATGAACCATCAACCGTTCAAAAGAGACACACTCCTATACAATTTGATTCTAGTAACGGTTCTAATAATAAACAGATGCGATTTAATAAAAGTTCTGAAAGCATGAAGTTGTACAAGCCACCTAGTGGGAAATTCAGCAATAATTTCAAAAGTTACA ATCATCCACGTGGCAGTGGTAGAGGAAGAGGCGGAAGAGGAAAGAGAGGTTCGAGAGACTGGAATTACTAG